In Rhinatrema bivittatum chromosome 1, aRhiBiv1.1, whole genome shotgun sequence, a single genomic region encodes these proteins:
- the NOCT gene encoding nocturnin isoform X2, producing the protein MGGGRGISRDCCRRSVCSMGSSTSRLYSALAKTLGSSGSAVPQQCLEQPCQEQLEPIDPKELLEECQEVLQGRPARFHRDFVTLKNCFSSNRHHPIRVMQWNILAQALGEGKDNFIKCPMEALKWEERKYLILEEILTYQPDVLCLQEVDHYWDTFQPMLSRLGYQCTFLPKPWSPCLEVECNNGPDGCALFFLQDRFQLVSSSKLRLTARTLQTNQVAIAETLQCRETGRLICVVVTHLKARTGWERFRSAQGSDLLRNLQDITEGAKIPLIICGDFNAEPTEDVYKHFASSSLNLNSAYKVLSVDGQSEPPYTTWNIRPSGESCHTLDYIWYSQHALNVNAALDLLTEEQIGPNRLPSFNYPSDHMSLVCDFSFSEDPDRLL; encoded by the exons TGTGTTCCATGGGGAGCAGCACCAGCAGACTATATAGTGCACTTGCTAAAACACTTGGCAGTAGCGGCAGTGCTGTACCTCAGCAGTGCCTGGAGCAGCCCTGTCAGGAGCAGCTGGAGCCCATAGATCCAAAGGAGCTCCTGGAGGAatgtcaggaggttctgcaggGCCGGCCGGCCCGGTTCCACAGGGACTTTGTGACTCTGAAGAATTGCTTCTCCAGCAACCGCCACCACCCCATCAGGGTCATGCAGTGGAACATACTGGCACAAG ctCTAGGTGAAGGTAAGGACAACTTCATTAAGTGCCCCATGGAAGCTCTTAAGTGGGAGGAAAGGAAATACCTGATCCTGGAGGAGATCCTCACTTACCAGCCAGACGTCCTCTGCCTGCAGGAAGTGGATCATTACTGGGACACTTTCCAGCCGATGTTGAGCAGGCTGGGGTATCAGTGCACATTTCTCCCCAAGCCATGGTCCCCTTGTCTGGAAGTAGAGTGCAACAATGGGCCAGACGGCTGTGCCCTGTTCTTCCTCCAAGACCGCTTCCAGCTGGTCAGCAGCAGCAAACTCAGGCTGACAGCCAGAACCCTGCAAACAAACCAGGTGGCCATAGCAGAGACATTGCAGTGCCGTGAAACAGGTAGGCTGATTTGCGTGGTGGTCACTCACCTGAAGGCCCGCACTGGCTGGGAGCGATTTCGGTCAGCACAAGGTTCTGACCTGCTCCGAAACCTACAGGACATAACAGAGGGGGCAAAGATCCCGCTCATTATTTGTGGGGACTTTAATGCTGAGCCTACTGAGGATGTCTACAAGCACTTCGCCTCCTCCAGTCTGAACTTGAACAGTGCCTACAAGGTGCTGAGTGTCGATGGGCAGTCTGAGCCACCTTATACCACATGGAATATCCGCCCTTCGGGGGAGAGCTGCCACACGTTGGACTATATCTGGTACTCCCAGCATGCACTTAATGTCAACGCTGCCCTGGATCTACTGACCGAGGAGCAGATTGGACCCAATCGGCTGCCATCTTTTAACTATCCCTCAGACCATATGTCACTTGTTTGTGACTTTAGCTTCAGTGAGGATCCGGACAGGTTGCTGTAG